A DNA window from Pseudomonas resinovorans NBRC 106553 contains the following coding sequences:
- a CDS encoding GH36-type glycosyl hydrolase domain-containing protein, with amino-acid sequence MDILRALTSLRPPSLNALLSRWQTAFRHFEYEPDLRSDLFSADQMEQHGPLLAGLHRLSPHRTPDGLLQRLNDNEATLASSCRILTAASLSSRRITPAGEWLLDNHYLIEEQIRTARKHLPKGYCRELPHLASGGSEGLPRVYDIALETISHGDGRVDCDSLSHFVRAYQAVSPLKLGELWAIPIMLRLALIENLRRVASRVMANWDDRNLADDWADRLAEIAEQDPKSVVLTVADMARTAPPMTSSFVAELARRLQGQSAALALPLSWIEQHLAESGLSIERLVSADAQQQAADQVAVSNSIASLRLLSATNWRDFVEAMSHVEQALHEDPAGIYGAMEFATRDLYRHVVEHLAKHCESTEITVVRTALDLAGRAPSEEIAGHVGYYLIDKGRPELEQRLAVRLTVRERWERLLQSAPLLFYLGPVALLSLGLTWPFIHWALSSALPSFAVALLALSAALMASRLAVSLVNWLVTLTVAPHQLPRLDYSKGIPAEARTLVVVPTLIGSAKDIDELCEGLEVRFLANRDNNLHFALLSDFLDASTEVREQDAELQTLARERIEALNRKYPDAAVDRFFLFHRARRWNPAEGTWMGFERKRGKISELNALLRGAGLERFALIVGRIDVLWQVNYVITLDTDTQLPRDAARQFVGTLAHPLNRARIDPQGQRIIGGYAILQPRVGISLPSTARSTYAQLLGSDAGVDPYTRAVSDVYQDLFQQGSFIGKGIYAVDAFEQSLNGHFPDNSILSHDLIEGCFARSGLLSDVQLYEEFPSRYSSDVKRRHRWIRGDWQLLPWTLPWAPNAHGRRQRNRLCALSRWKIADNLRRSLEPAAFLSMFLAGWLLMDQPLAWTLAVLAIGMLTPLLASLLDLLRKPHDMSLGQHLTATLRASSQHFSRALLSLAWLPHETHYSLDAILRTLWRMYVSKSLLLQWSPSREVERTSTNHLSGLYRMMWIGPALALLLVALLVMKPLALAAAFPLLLLWLASPVIAWWLSRPSTPRRFAPSPGDLRFLRNLARQTWAFFDQHVGPEDNWLPPDNLQEHPTTILAHRTSPTNIGVAILANLAAYDFGYLSAARLLQRCERTLATMAGLDRHRRHFYNWYDTRTLQPLAPQYVSTVDSGNLAGMLLTLSPGLLALADDSPFQPNQLRGLEDTLDLLEVACADEEHSRPSLRRLRDMLDAVLAEPPTSLAAACGCLQALRDRAEELATASEAAPDSDAAFWLQALRAQCADLHDQLRLCLLPNSDDGAAAANLTSLPSWRQLAQLDAGQWPEPMRDSVSAVRRHAAARISDAERLAETAAGLAKMDFGFLYDGERNLFCIGYNVDERRQDAGYYDLLASEARLSTFVAIAQGQLPQASWFSLGRLLTSTRGVPVLLSWSGSMFEYLMPLLVMPRYEGTLLDQTCCAAVARQIEYGQQLGLPWGVSESGYNTLDAHFNYQYRAFGVPGLGLKRGLGDDMVVAPYASALALLVAPELACRNLQALATQGLAGRYGLYEAIDFTQARLPRGQSSAVVRSFMAHHQGMSLLALASLLLDRPMQKRFESDPQFQASALLLQERVPKSAQEYQYTYDLQASSTATRPIESRLRVYADPGRRLPAVQLLSNGRYHVMVSSAGGGYSRCRELAVTRWHEDATCDDWGMFCYLRDIASGEFWSAAHQPTLKRPDQYEAIFSDARAEFRVRHRDFDAHSEIVVSPEDDIELRRITLTNRARTRRSIELTSYAEVVLAPAISDALHRAFSNLFVQTELLKPLQAILCTRRPRSSEEQAPWFCHLLAVHGADLDSISYETDRARFIGRGRGLVHPAAMDAGAEVLGGASGSVLDAIVAIRCRVTLDAGQAATIDLISGVSESREGCLQLIDKYRDRHLADRVFDLAWTHSQVLLRQLNASLADAWLYEQMAASILYANAALRAKNGALTGNQRNQTGLWGQAISGDLPIVLVQIADAANIELVRQLVQAHAYWRQKGLAVDLVIWNEDSAGYRQQLQDLIMGLITSGAEASLVDRSGGIFVRPAQQLSQEDRTLIKAVARIILNDTAGTLHDQILRRQPKAPWPRFDPDLIPPPAQPPIPAAGAADPTLCLANAYGGFSRDGSEYVIKLGPGVATPAPWVNVLANPQFGTVISESGSAYTWNLNAHEFRLTPWHNDAVRDASGEVLYLRDEETGHYWSPTPLPRRGNGPYVIRHGFGYSCFEHREEGIESELWVCVALDTPIKYSLLKVRNLSGRPRKLSITGYVEWVLGDLRDKTAMHLVTEVHDGTGALLARNPYSMEFPGRVAFFAMDPPCRSHTADRSEFIGRNGNLQAPAAMAQGQLLGHCGGGLDPCAALQVGIELAPGASRELVFCLGAEQDAGAAVGLLRNALSRGAAHAALQAVREHWRETLGQVRVETAAPAVDLMLNGWLLYQVIASRFLARSGYYQSGGAYGFRDQLQDSMAMLHAAPQSARQHLLLCAAHQFLEGDVQHWWHPPLDRGVRTRCSDDYLWLPLAVSRYVQLTGDRTVLDEPVSYLEGRELNAGEESYYDLPERSTLQESLYQHCLRALERGMARGIHGLPLIGSGDWNDGMNRIGVLGQGESVWLGFFQHAVLEQFAAIALGQGDVAFSARCNARLADLRANLEQHGWDGAWYRRAYFDDGSPLGSAANDECRIDAIAQSWSVLSGVAPDARRRQAMDSLFEHLVQRDARLILLLAPPFDRSLPDPDPGYIKGYVPGVRENGGQYTHAAVWASMAFAELGDGARAWELLDMLNPVSHGLADAIETYKVEPYVLAADVYAMAPHRGRGGWSWYTGAAGWMYRLILESLLGVQREGPSLRFAPVLPAAWRGYRLRYRFGSTLYHIDLVQTDSVAGGQQVSLDGERLEDRRVPLVDDGQDHHVEVHCQPCGPAQPRAWPEDAIAQVPGRTDGTA; translated from the coding sequence ATGGACATTCTTCGTGCCCTGACATCGCTCCGGCCACCTAGCCTCAACGCCCTGCTCTCGCGCTGGCAAACGGCCTTCCGACATTTCGAGTACGAGCCCGACTTGCGCTCGGACCTGTTCAGCGCGGATCAGATGGAGCAACACGGCCCGCTCCTGGCAGGGCTGCACCGACTGAGCCCCCACAGGACGCCGGATGGGCTGTTGCAGCGACTGAACGACAACGAAGCGACCCTCGCCAGCAGTTGCCGAATTCTCACGGCCGCCTCGCTGTCCAGCCGGCGCATCACGCCCGCAGGGGAATGGCTGCTGGACAACCACTATCTGATCGAAGAGCAGATCCGCACCGCACGCAAACACCTGCCCAAGGGATACTGCCGCGAGCTGCCGCACCTGGCCTCCGGCGGTTCCGAGGGCTTGCCGCGGGTCTATGACATCGCCCTGGAGACCATCTCCCACGGTGATGGACGGGTGGACTGCGACAGCCTCAGCCACTTCGTCCGCGCCTACCAGGCCGTATCGCCGCTCAAGCTCGGCGAACTCTGGGCCATTCCCATCATGCTGCGCCTAGCGTTGATCGAGAACTTGCGCCGCGTGGCCTCGCGCGTCATGGCCAACTGGGATGACCGCAACCTGGCCGATGACTGGGCCGACCGGCTGGCCGAGATTGCCGAGCAGGACCCGAAGAGCGTCGTACTGACAGTGGCTGACATGGCACGTACTGCGCCACCGATGACCAGTTCCTTCGTCGCCGAGCTGGCCCGACGACTGCAAGGCCAGAGCGCGGCGCTGGCCTTGCCGCTGAGCTGGATCGAACAGCACCTGGCCGAGTCGGGGCTGAGCATCGAGCGCCTGGTATCGGCCGATGCCCAGCAGCAAGCCGCGGATCAGGTGGCCGTCAGCAACAGCATTGCCAGCCTGCGCCTGCTGTCAGCCACCAACTGGCGCGACTTCGTCGAGGCCATGAGCCACGTCGAACAGGCATTGCACGAAGACCCGGCCGGCATATACGGCGCCATGGAATTCGCCACCCGCGACCTCTACCGGCACGTGGTGGAGCACCTGGCCAAGCATTGCGAAAGCACGGAAATAACCGTAGTCCGCACCGCTCTCGATCTGGCAGGACGCGCCCCGTCCGAGGAGATCGCCGGCCATGTCGGCTACTACCTGATCGACAAGGGACGGCCTGAACTCGAACAACGCCTGGCTGTACGCCTGACGGTCCGGGAACGCTGGGAGCGCCTGCTGCAGAGTGCCCCCCTGCTCTTCTACCTGGGCCCGGTTGCGCTGCTGTCCCTGGGTTTGACCTGGCCCTTCATCCACTGGGCGCTATCCAGCGCCCTGCCGTCTTTTGCAGTGGCCCTGCTGGCGCTGTCAGCCGCCCTGATGGCAAGCCGGTTGGCGGTCAGCCTGGTGAACTGGCTGGTCACCCTGACCGTGGCGCCACACCAACTCCCGCGCCTGGACTACAGCAAAGGCATCCCCGCCGAGGCACGCACCCTGGTGGTGGTACCCACCCTGATCGGCAGTGCCAAGGACATCGACGAGCTCTGCGAAGGCCTCGAGGTCCGCTTCCTGGCCAACCGCGACAACAACCTGCATTTCGCCCTGCTGAGCGACTTCCTGGATGCCAGTACCGAGGTCCGGGAGCAGGACGCCGAGTTGCAGACCCTGGCGCGGGAACGCATCGAAGCGCTGAACCGCAAGTACCCCGACGCGGCCGTGGACAGGTTCTTCCTGTTCCACCGGGCGCGTCGCTGGAACCCTGCGGAGGGAACCTGGATGGGCTTTGAGCGTAAACGCGGCAAGATCTCCGAGCTCAACGCGCTGTTGCGTGGCGCTGGCCTGGAACGCTTCGCCCTGATCGTCGGCAGGATCGACGTCCTCTGGCAGGTGAACTACGTCATCACCCTCGACACCGATACCCAACTGCCGCGCGATGCGGCGCGGCAGTTCGTCGGTACCCTGGCCCACCCGCTCAACCGCGCCCGTATCGATCCTCAGGGGCAACGCATCATCGGTGGCTACGCCATCCTGCAACCACGGGTTGGCATCAGCCTGCCGAGCACCGCTCGCTCCACCTATGCCCAACTGCTCGGCAGCGACGCCGGGGTCGACCCCTATACCCGCGCCGTATCGGACGTGTACCAGGACCTGTTCCAGCAGGGCTCGTTCATCGGCAAGGGCATCTATGCAGTGGATGCCTTCGAGCAGTCTCTCAACGGCCACTTCCCGGACAACAGCATCCTCAGCCATGACCTGATCGAGGGCTGTTTCGCACGCTCAGGGTTGCTCAGCGACGTGCAGCTCTACGAGGAATTCCCATCGCGCTACAGCAGCGATGTGAAACGCCGCCACCGCTGGATTCGCGGAGATTGGCAACTGCTGCCCTGGACCCTGCCCTGGGCACCCAACGCCCACGGCCGCCGCCAGCGCAATCGCCTTTGCGCCCTGTCGCGCTGGAAGATTGCCGACAACCTGCGGCGCAGCCTCGAACCCGCCGCATTCCTGTCCATGTTCCTGGCGGGCTGGCTGTTGATGGACCAGCCCCTGGCCTGGACCCTGGCGGTACTGGCCATCGGCATGCTCACGCCGCTGCTCGCCTCACTGCTCGATCTCCTGCGCAAGCCCCACGACATGTCGTTGGGGCAGCACCTCACGGCCACCCTGCGCGCTTCTTCCCAGCACTTTTCCCGCGCTTTGCTGAGCCTGGCCTGGTTGCCCCATGAGACCCACTACAGCCTCGACGCGATCCTGCGCACCCTGTGGCGCATGTACGTCAGCAAATCCCTGCTGTTGCAGTGGAGCCCGTCACGGGAGGTTGAGCGCACCAGCACCAACCACCTGAGCGGCCTGTACCGGATGATGTGGATCGGCCCGGCGCTGGCCTTGCTGCTCGTGGCGCTGCTGGTGATGAAACCCCTGGCCCTGGCGGCCGCTTTTCCCCTGCTGTTGCTGTGGCTGGCGAGCCCGGTTATCGCCTGGTGGCTGAGCAGGCCTTCGACGCCCAGGCGCTTTGCCCCATCACCGGGAGACCTGCGCTTTCTGCGCAACCTGGCGCGCCAGACCTGGGCATTCTTCGACCAGCATGTCGGCCCCGAAGACAACTGGCTGCCACCCGACAACCTCCAGGAGCATCCCACCACCATCCTCGCCCACCGCACGTCGCCGACCAACATAGGGGTGGCCATCCTGGCCAACCTGGCGGCCTATGACTTCGGCTACCTGAGCGCGGCGCGCCTGCTGCAGCGATGCGAACGGACCCTGGCCACCATGGCGGGCCTCGACCGTCACCGCCGGCACTTCTACAACTGGTACGACACCCGGACGCTGCAGCCCCTGGCCCCGCAATATGTATCGACCGTGGACAGCGGCAACCTGGCGGGCATGCTGCTGACACTGAGTCCGGGGCTTCTGGCGCTGGCCGACGACAGCCCCTTCCAGCCAAACCAGCTGCGTGGCCTCGAAGACACCCTCGACTTGCTGGAGGTCGCCTGCGCCGACGAAGAACACTCAAGGCCATCCCTGCGCAGGCTTCGCGACATGCTGGATGCAGTACTGGCCGAACCGCCGACATCTCTGGCGGCAGCCTGCGGCTGCCTGCAAGCACTGCGCGACCGCGCGGAGGAACTGGCGACGGCCAGCGAAGCCGCACCCGACAGCGATGCCGCGTTCTGGCTGCAAGCCCTGCGCGCGCAATGCGCGGACCTGCACGATCAACTGCGTCTCTGCCTGTTGCCCAACTCCGACGACGGAGCCGCTGCCGCCAACCTCACGTCCCTGCCCTCCTGGCGCCAGCTCGCCCAGCTCGACGCCGGGCAGTGGCCGGAACCGATGCGCGACAGCGTCAGTGCGGTTCGCCGTCATGCAGCCGCACGGATCAGCGATGCCGAGCGCCTGGCGGAAACAGCGGCAGGCCTGGCGAAGATGGATTTCGGTTTCCTCTACGACGGCGAGCGCAACCTGTTCTGCATCGGCTACAACGTCGACGAGCGCCGCCAGGATGCCGGCTACTACGACCTCCTCGCGTCCGAGGCGCGGCTGAGCACCTTCGTGGCAATCGCCCAGGGCCAGTTGCCCCAGGCGAGCTGGTTCAGCCTCGGCCGGTTGCTCACCAGCACCCGTGGCGTACCGGTACTGCTGTCCTGGTCCGGCTCGATGTTCGAGTACCTGATGCCGCTGCTGGTGATGCCGAGATACGAAGGCACCCTGCTCGACCAGACCTGCTGCGCCGCCGTCGCCAGGCAGATCGAGTACGGCCAGCAACTGGGGCTTCCCTGGGGCGTCTCGGAGTCCGGCTACAACACCCTGGATGCGCACTTCAACTACCAGTACCGGGCCTTCGGGGTGCCCGGCCTGGGCCTCAAACGAGGCCTGGGCGACGACATGGTGGTGGCGCCCTACGCCTCGGCGCTCGCCCTGCTGGTGGCCCCCGAGCTGGCCTGCCGGAATCTGCAAGCCTTGGCGACACAAGGCCTGGCTGGTCGTTACGGCCTGTACGAAGCCATCGACTTCACCCAGGCGCGCCTGCCACGCGGGCAAAGCTCCGCGGTGGTTCGCTCGTTCATGGCCCACCACCAGGGCATGAGTTTGCTGGCACTGGCCAGCCTGCTGCTGGACCGCCCCATGCAGAAGCGCTTCGAGTCGGATCCGCAGTTCCAGGCGAGCGCATTGCTTCTGCAGGAACGCGTGCCCAAGAGCGCACAGGAGTACCAGTACACCTACGACCTTCAGGCCAGCAGCACCGCCACCCGGCCCATCGAAAGCAGGCTGCGGGTATACGCTGATCCGGGGCGCCGTCTGCCTGCCGTGCAACTGCTTTCCAATGGCCGCTACCACGTGATGGTCAGCAGCGCCGGCGGCGGTTACAGCCGCTGTCGCGAGCTGGCCGTGACCCGCTGGCATGAGGACGCCACCTGCGATGATTGGGGCATGTTCTGCTACCTGCGCGATATCGCCAGTGGCGAGTTCTGGTCCGCCGCGCACCAGCCGACGCTGAAGCGTCCGGACCAGTACGAAGCCATCTTCTCCGACGCCCGCGCGGAGTTCCGCGTTCGCCACCGGGACTTCGACGCCCACAGCGAGATCGTCGTATCCCCGGAAGATGACATCGAGCTGCGCCGGATCACCCTGACCAACCGTGCCCGTACCCGGCGCAGCATCGAGCTCACCAGCTACGCCGAAGTGGTACTGGCGCCGGCCATCAGCGATGCGCTGCACCGTGCATTCAGCAATCTCTTCGTGCAGACCGAATTGCTCAAGCCGTTGCAGGCGATCCTCTGCACGCGCCGGCCACGTTCGAGCGAGGAACAGGCGCCCTGGTTCTGCCACCTGCTGGCGGTCCATGGAGCAGACCTCGATAGCATTTCCTACGAGACCGACCGCGCGCGCTTCATCGGCCGAGGTCGCGGCCTGGTTCACCCGGCGGCCATGGATGCCGGCGCGGAGGTACTGGGTGGCGCCTCCGGCTCGGTCTTGGACGCTATTGTCGCGATCCGCTGCCGCGTCACCCTCGATGCGGGCCAGGCCGCCACCATCGACCTGATCAGCGGCGTCAGCGAAAGCCGCGAGGGCTGCCTGCAACTGATCGACAAGTACCGTGACCGCCACCTCGCCGACCGGGTCTTCGACCTCGCCTGGACCCACAGCCAGGTGCTGCTGCGCCAACTCAACGCATCCCTGGCCGACGCCTGGCTCTACGAGCAGATGGCCGCCTCCATCCTTTACGCCAATGCCGCGCTGAGGGCGAAGAACGGCGCCCTGACCGGCAATCAGCGCAACCAAACCGGCCTGTGGGGCCAGGCGATCTCCGGTGACCTGCCGATCGTGCTGGTACAGATCGCCGACGCGGCCAACATCGAGCTGGTGCGCCAGCTGGTACAGGCTCATGCCTATTGGCGGCAAAAGGGCCTGGCGGTCGACCTGGTGATCTGGAACGAAGACAGCGCCGGATACCGGCAGCAACTGCAGGACCTGATCATGGGTCTGATCACCTCGGGCGCCGAAGCCAGCCTGGTCGACCGATCGGGTGGGATTTTCGTGCGGCCGGCGCAACAGCTCTCGCAGGAAGATCGCACCCTGATCAAGGCGGTTGCGCGGATCATCCTCAACGACACGGCTGGCACCTTGCACGACCAGATCCTTCGCCGGCAGCCCAAGGCGCCGTGGCCGCGCTTCGACCCCGACCTCATACCCCCGCCGGCACAGCCCCCGATACCGGCGGCTGGCGCCGCCGATCCCACCCTGTGCCTGGCCAACGCCTATGGCGGCTTCAGTCGCGACGGCAGCGAGTATGTGATCAAGCTGGGGCCCGGCGTCGCCACCCCGGCCCCCTGGGTGAATGTGCTGGCGAATCCGCAGTTCGGCACCGTCATCTCGGAAAGTGGAAGCGCCTACACCTGGAACCTGAACGCCCACGAATTCCGCCTGACGCCCTGGCACAACGATGCGGTCCGTGACGCCAGTGGCGAGGTCCTTTACCTGCGCGACGAGGAGACCGGGCACTACTGGTCACCTACCCCCTTGCCCCGGCGCGGTAATGGCCCGTACGTGATACGCCACGGCTTTGGCTACAGCTGCTTCGAGCATCGCGAAGAGGGTATCGAAAGCGAACTCTGGGTCTGCGTGGCACTCGACACGCCGATCAAGTACTCCCTGCTGAAAGTCCGCAACCTGTCCGGGCGCCCTCGCAAACTGTCCATCACCGGCTATGTCGAATGGGTGCTGGGCGATCTGCGGGACAAGACCGCCATGCACCTGGTCACCGAGGTCCACGACGGCACTGGCGCGCTACTCGCGCGCAATCCCTATTCGATGGAGTTCCCAGGGCGGGTCGCCTTCTTCGCGATGGACCCTCCCTGCCGCAGCCACACCGCGGACCGCAGCGAGTTCATCGGCCGCAACGGCAACCTCCAGGCGCCGGCCGCCATGGCGCAGGGGCAGCTCCTCGGGCACTGTGGTGGCGGCCTCGACCCCTGCGCAGCCCTCCAGGTCGGTATCGAGCTCGCCCCCGGAGCCTCACGCGAGCTGGTGTTCTGCCTGGGCGCCGAGCAAGACGCCGGAGCCGCCGTGGGCCTGCTGCGCAACGCCCTCAGCCGTGGCGCTGCCCATGCAGCCTTGCAGGCCGTACGCGAGCACTGGCGCGAAACCCTGGGACAGGTGCGCGTGGAAACGGCAGCCCCCGCAGTGGATCTGATGCTCAACGGCTGGCTGCTGTACCAGGTCATAGCCTCGCGCTTCCTGGCTCGCAGCGGTTATTACCAGTCTGGCGGCGCCTACGGCTTCCGTGACCAACTGCAGGACAGCATGGCCATGTTGCATGCGGCCCCGCAAAGCGCACGCCAGCACCTGTTGCTTTGCGCCGCCCATCAATTCCTGGAAGGCGATGTGCAGCACTGGTGGCACCCGCCTCTCGACCGAGGCGTACGCACGCGCTGCTCGGACGACTACCTGTGGCTGCCCCTGGCTGTCAGCCGTTATGTGCAGCTGACCGGCGACCGGACCGTGCTCGACGAGCCGGTAAGCTACCTCGAAGGACGGGAACTGAATGCCGGCGAGGAGTCCTACTACGACCTGCCGGAGCGCTCGACGCTGCAGGAAAGCCTTTACCAGCATTGCCTGCGTGCCCTGGAGCGCGGAATGGCCCGAGGCATTCACGGCCTGCCGCTGATAGGCAGCGGCGACTGGAACGACGGCATGAACCGGATCGGCGTCCTGGGTCAGGGCGAAAGCGTCTGGCTGGGCTTCTTCCAGCACGCGGTGCTGGAGCAGTTCGCGGCCATCGCACTGGGTCAAGGCGATGTCGCCTTTTCCGCACGCTGCAATGCGCGGCTCGCGGATCTACGCGCAAACCTGGAACAGCACGGCTGGGATGGCGCCTGGTATCGACGGGCCTACTTCGACGACGGCTCTCCCCTGGGCTCGGCCGCCAACGACGAATGCCGAATCGACGCCATCGCCCAGAGCTGGTCAGTGCTCTCGGGCGTGGCCCCGGACGCGCGCCGACGCCAGGCAATGGACTCGCTGTTCGAGCACCTGGTGCAGCGCGACGCCCGCCTGATCCTGCTGCTTGCGCCACCCTTCGACCGTTCACTGCCCGATCCGGATCCGGGCTACATCAAGGGCTATGTCCCCGGCGTGCGTGAGAACGGTGGCCAGTACACCCACGCCGCAGTCTGGGCTAGCATGGCCTTCGCCGAGCTGGGCGACGGCGCGCGGGCCTGGGAATTGCTGGACATGCTCAACCCGGTCAGCCATGGCCTGGCCGACGCCATCGAGACCTACAAGGTCGAACCCTACGTACTGGCGGCCGATGTCTATGCCATGGCCCCGCACCGGGGCCGAGGCGGCTGGAGCTGGTATACCGGCGCGGCCGGCTGGATGTACCGCCTCATCCTCGAATCGCTGCTGGGCGTGCAACGCGAAGGTCCGAGCCTGCGCTTCGCGCCCGTGCTGCCGGCCGCCTGGCGGGGCTACAGGCTGCGCTACCGCTTCGGCTCGACGCTGTACCACATCGACCTGGTGCAGACCGACAGCGTAGCGGGCGGCCAGCAGGTCAGCCTCGATGGCGAAAGGCTCGAAGATCGCCGGGTGCCCCTGGTGGACGATGGCCAGGACCACCATGTCGAAGTCCACTGCCAACCCTGCGGGCCGGCGCAGCCACGGGCCTGGCCCGAGGACGCCATTGCGCAGGTGCCGGGGCGCACGGACGGCACGGCATAG
- a CDS encoding YqjD family protein: protein MSIKSNGLGSGRSSTSQDLSREFYNFLADVEGLVKETTELTGDELEQTRVRIVERISAARESIGELGDNLALQGRRTATATNEYVHEQPWKVIGASAAAAFLLGLALARRG from the coding sequence ATGTCCATCAAATCAAACGGCCTCGGCTCCGGCAGGAGCAGCACCAGCCAGGACCTGTCACGGGAGTTCTACAACTTCCTGGCGGATGTCGAAGGCCTGGTCAAGGAAACCACGGAGCTCACCGGCGACGAACTGGAGCAGACCCGGGTCAGGATCGTCGAACGCATCTCGGCGGCCAGGGAATCGATCGGCGAACTGGGCGACAACCTTGCCCTGCAAGGCCGCCGGACCGCCACGGCCACCAACGAATACGTCCACGAACAGCCCTGGAAAGTGATAGGCGCCAGCGCCGCCGCTGCCTTCCTGCTGGGCCTGGCACTGGCCCGTCGGGGCTGA
- a CDS encoding recombinase family protein, whose amino-acid sequence MFVRAYLRASTFEQDASRAREVLEQFAARHDRVIAAEYLENASGAKADRPELLRLLKDARKGDVLLVESIDRLSRLPAEDWQKLKAAIDSKGLRIVALDLPTSHQGIADTKGDEFTRRMLGAINSMLVEMMAAIARKDYEQRRERQAQGIKKAKDEGKYKGRPVDADLHKRVAELLRAGLGIRSTARHADCSTTTVLRIKREM is encoded by the coding sequence ATGTTCGTCCGTGCCTACCTCCGCGCCTCCACTTTCGAGCAAGATGCCAGCCGAGCCCGCGAGGTCCTGGAGCAGTTCGCTGCCCGCCATGATCGCGTGATCGCCGCGGAGTACCTGGAGAACGCCAGCGGCGCCAAGGCCGACCGGCCGGAGCTGCTGCGCCTGCTGAAGGATGCGCGCAAGGGTGACGTGCTGCTGGTGGAATCCATCGACCGCCTCTCCCGCCTGCCTGCCGAGGATTGGCAGAAGCTGAAGGCTGCCATCGACTCCAAGGGCCTGCGCATCGTCGCGCTCGATCTGCCCACCAGCCACCAGGGTATCGCCGACACCAAGGGTGACGAGTTCACCAGGCGCATGCTCGGCGCCATCAATTCGATGCTGGTGGAGATGATGGCCGCCATCGCCCGCAAGGACTATGAGCAGCGCCGCGAGCGCCAGGCCCAGGGCATCAAGAAAGCCAAGGATGAAGGCAAGTACAAGGGGCGCCCGGTCGACGCCGATCTGCACAAGCGGGTCGCCGAGCTTCTGAGGGCGGGTCTCGGCATTAGATCTACGGCGCGGCATGCCGACTGTTCTACAACTACCGTCCTGCGTATCAAACGAGAAATGTAG
- a CDS encoding DUF1003 domain-containing protein → MKTPPSNTASLSTTQVANDHMRFHRPHEHLAPTFGNDSFALKAEAFARFFGTPLFLGAQTAIVLVWIAANLVGLVHFDAYPFILLNLAFSLQAAYAAPLILLAQTRQAARDKAHAEADAKHRETLAIANEQRQAIAAQSSAQLLELLERNTRLTELTKELTERIELLTLEVHGQVVKGG, encoded by the coding sequence ATGAAAACGCCCCCCTCCAACACCGCGTCGTTATCGACCACCCAAGTCGCCAATGACCACATGCGTTTCCATCGCCCCCATGAGCACCTGGCACCGACCTTTGGCAATGATTCGTTCGCCCTCAAGGCCGAAGCATTCGCGCGGTTCTTTGGCACACCGCTTTTCCTGGGGGCACAAACTGCAATTGTCTTGGTCTGGATTGCTGCGAACCTTGTGGGCCTGGTCCATTTTGACGCCTACCCTTTCATCCTGCTCAACCTGGCCTTCAGTCTCCAGGCGGCCTACGCGGCACCGCTAATCCTGCTCGCGCAAACGCGCCAAGCCGCCCGGGACAAGGCACATGCCGAAGCAGATGCAAAACACCGGGAGACGCTTGCCATCGCCAATGAGCAGCGGCAAGCCATCGCAGCGCAGAGCAGCGCCCAGTTGCTGGAGTTGCTGGAACGAAATACCCGGCTCACGGAACTGACCAAGGAGCTGACAGAGCGCATCGAGCTGTTGACCCTCGAAGTTCACGGGCAGGTAGTCAAAGGTGGCTGA
- a CDS encoding AlpA family transcriptional regulator — protein sequence MAAKTQQSRRIMRLPTVKEKSGLGRTMIYDLMKEGRFPKCRRIAGSHIVGWDSWEIEAWVAEQLGEDA from the coding sequence ATGGCCGCAAAGACTCAACAGTCCCGCCGTATCATGCGCCTGCCGACTGTGAAGGAAAAATCCGGCTTGGGCCGCACCATGATTTACGACCTGATGAAAGAGGGGCGCTTCCCGAAGTGCCGCCGCATCGCTGGTTCGCACATCGTCGGCTGGGACAGCTGGGAGATTGAGGCCTGGGTTGCCGAGCAGCTGGGCGAGGACGCCTAA
- a CDS encoding lmo0937 family membrane protein translates to MLQTLVVVLLVLWLLGLVTSYSMGGFIHILLVVALVLFLLQFIQGRRS, encoded by the coding sequence ATGCTCCAAACCCTTGTTGTGGTGTTGTTGGTTCTATGGCTGCTGGGACTGGTCACGTCCTACTCCATGGGTGGGTTCATCCATATCCTCCTGGTCGTGGCACTCGTGCTGTTCCTGCTCCAGTTCATTCAGGGGCGGCGTTCGTGA